GTGGGAAGCCCCACTTTCTTTTGGAGTCTCGTCCTCAGTTTACTGGCCCTAGGGAGCCTCCATCTACTGTCACTGGCTCCAGTGACTCCCTAGGGACCACGGTTGCACTGCTAGCCCCCATTCCTCAAAAGGAGAACAAAGAGAACACAAGAGGGCTCCTGTCCCATCTGACCTTTAACTTTGCAGGTACGAGCAGGTGACTAATGAAGACCTGCTCATCAACTGCACACTGCTGTTATGCCGCCGGCGCCTGTCACCCATGAACCTGTTGTCCCTGCACACTGCTTCTGGGCTGCGGCTCTATTCTGTGCTCAGTCTGTCCTGGGGCTTTGTTGCCGACGTGGACCTCGAGAGTGAGAAGTACAGGCGCTTGGGGGAGATTCGTTTCACGGTGGGCACCTTCTTTCGCCTAGCAAGCCTGCGCATCTACCAAGGCCAACTGGCCTACCTTCCTGTAGGAACTGTGGCCTCTAAGAGACCCGCCTCTACACTGGTGCAGAAGGGCCCCGTCGACACACACCTTGTTCCTCTGGAGGAGCCAGTGCCTTCTCATTGGACTGTGGTACCAGAACAGGACTTTgtcctggtgctggtgctgctaCACACCCACCTGAGCTCCGAGCTGTTTGCAGCACCCATGGGCCGCTGTGAGGCTGGTGTTATGCATCTGTTCTACGTACGTGCGGGGGTGTCAAGGGCTGTGCTGCTGCGCCTCTTCCTGGCCATGCAGAAGGGCAAGCATATGGAACTTGACTGTCCATACCTGGTTCACGTGCCCGTGGTTGCCTTCCGCCTGGAGCCCAGGAGCCAGAGGGGCGTGTTTTCTGTGGATGGAGAGCTGATGGTATGTGAAGCTGTGCAGGGCCAAGTGCACCCAAACTACCTTTGGATGGTCTGTGGCAGTCGAGATGCCCCGTCTGGCCGGGACTCCCGGCGGAGGCCACCTCCAGAAGATCCATGACTCTGTGCCTTTCTGTCTACGCTGAGATGGGACCCTCCCCCGCACCCATCTCCTGGTATGGGAGGTTATTTCTAAAGTTCCTATGGAGGTGGTGGGGACTCCTGAAGAGAAAGCTAGAAGGTGGGGCTATGTCTTGGAAAGAAAGGCTCTACCTTCCAGTTAGAGATCCCCAGTAGAGCCCTGCTGGCTGGACCAGCATATAGAAGACACTCCCCATTGCTCTTGGGGACCTTCCCTGGGAACCAAATTCAAATAAAGAGACTTTTCCAACCTGCTGATCCTATCCTGGGGATTGGGAAGGGAATGGGGTCTTAACACCAGCAAGGGCTATGGAATTGTGTTAACAGGGATTGAACTCATTACAGTCATGTTGGTGTTGGGCACTTCACCCCCTATGGGCTGATAATCAGACCCACTTCAGCTGCAGAGGCCCTCAGCCTGGCCAGCAGCCCTACTTCACACACTGTGGACCTCAGATCAACCGTACCTCTTTACTAGGCACTGTCAATTGCTGGTTTCTTCACAGACGCTGGGACCTCCTCTGCAGCCATTTACATACAATTctgctctattcttttttttttttttttttggtttttcgagacagggtttctctgtatagtcctggctgtcctggcactcactttgtagaccaggctggcctcaaactcagaaatccgcctgcctctgcctcccgagtgctgggattaaaggcgtgcgccaccacgcccggcttaattctGCTCTAATTTCAAGTGGTCTTGGGAAGTGCTAGAGAGTATTATGCAGTGGGCTTCCTGTAGCTACAGGGAAGCCACCATCCGTGCTGGGTGGATGTTCTAGTGTGGCTGCGTCAGTGCCCCGTGCTCCTGCCTGAAGCTTTGGTGGACCTGCACGTTGTTAGGACCCTGTGAGAGGAAGACTTGCCTATGTCTCAAGGGACTCTTCTGACCAAACTGAAAAATGACAGGCgcaatttcttaaaaaataaactgggCTGCACCCATGAGCTATCTCTGGGTCCACCCCGGACACCTCAGCCCTTCCCTGCTTGCACTTAACAGGAATTCTAGGCAGAATGAAAGGAAGCTGTGGGACAGGGCAGATGCCAATCCCCTATCCTGGGCAACCATTCCAGCCTGGAGCCCACAATCCTTGACACTTGACCATTGCTAGATGCTGTGGTATCAATTTCCCGGGAAcccagaagaagctgaggaggcagCTGTAGGATACTGGCTTCCGATACCCAGCGGTGAGAGGTGGCTGTTGTCTGGATAATCACACTCACCCCAACAGACTCCACGTGACAAGAGATGAAGGCATCAGGCAGTGGAGCCAGACCCACCACCACCAGTCTCCCTTGGGGAAGCTGTCTAGGGGGGTGGGTCCTGGCACACAGCCTGAATGAATGGCAGAGGCAGGTTTAATGTGCCATCTTGTTTTGTTAATGAGCCAGCTCCCCCCAAAaaatgcaagttaaaaaaaaaagtttaatcaCACAGCACTTTATACAGGTATTGTAAGCAGTAGGCATTCACATCTCCACGTGAACAATGGCCCGGGAAGCATGGCCCACCAGGCCCATGTCCCTGGTGAGTGTTCCCAAGGCTCTGCTGCCCCGGTGGTCCTGGCACAGCACAGGTGTGGAGCCCACTTAAGGCTGACAAGACGCATCATGCTTTggctttttttgtgttttgtattttgtctgtctttttgttttctagtaaGAGTTATTAGTATCTTtgcttttgagatttattttttcaacCTTAAATATTACATACACCAGAAACGACAAGCGTTGTAATGTGCTCACCGGCAGGCGTCCTCTCTCTCTACCTGGAGCTTCACATTATCAAAAGCTTAGAAACTTGTAAACCTCTGGgcctgtggggtggggtggagctcCCGCTGCCGGCCAGCCTCCCCCCTCAGACTGCCCTTGCAGAGAGTCTATAAGCCAAGGCTGACTGGAGAGGCTGAGCCACCGGATGGGAGAGGCCCTTGTCTCTAGCCTGGTTTGTGCAGATGCTCCTGTCACCTCAGTGGGGATAAAATGAGGCTGGATGGAGCAGATGACAGGCAGGTCTGGGCAGGACTGCCATTATCACCGCCATCTTGGACTGGAAGAGCAAGGCACCTGTAGCCATTTCTGTCCAGGCAGCACATTCTCAACTCCGTTCCCGTGAGGGCTGCAGCCTCTCCTGGTGTCACTCTGAACCTTAGCTTAATCCTATCCTCTCTTAGAGAGTAAGTTCAATAGGCCTAAGGGCTATAACGCACTGGCAGGCCAGAGCcagccacagcagccacagcTCCGAGATGGAGGTACAGGGGATGAGGGACCTGGTGTGTGGCGCAGGAGGGGCTGGGACATGGGGAGGCTACTGTCAAGCTGGAGAGGAGAGGGACCGGGAACACTGCAGGAGCAGCCACACTTCATGCAAGGCACGCCCACCCTCCTGCCATCTGCAGGTTCCTCAACACCCCACCTCTGACCTGAGAAGGGACAGCTAGGGAACAAGTGCCAGGACTCTCTGCCTGGGGTGACAGGGAACCGGAGTGAGTTCCCAGTGCCTCAGGTGCCTGCCTTTGAAACATAAATGAGGGATAGAACGCAGCATCTTGGGACACTTCTTGCACTTCAGCATCAAACTTGCcgcagggaggagagggcagcagAAGGCTCCAACTAGGTACAGGAAGGGGCGGGAAGAGGGGCAGGAcctcaggaagggagggagcaggcAGCGGCTGACCTCTCCCACCATGACACTCCCTTTCAAGTGTGGGCAGCTACTTGTCCTCTGTGCTCTCCGGCATGCCTGCCTCCAGCAGGGCAGCACGGAACTGTGTCAGGACCCCCCGGATGCTCTTGATGAAACCCTTGGAGAGCGGGAAGAGGGGGAAGCCAATGTCAGGGTAACCACTCTTCTCAGGCAGGAAGCTGCGgtagctcttcctcctcctctttggtcTAACGCTGGGAGGTGCAGATGCATCAGTGGCTGTCTCAGTCTGCTCTGTGTGGTCTCTGCTGGCTGAGGCAGGGCCCTGGGCGCCACCCTCTGAGTCTGAGCCCTGGGATGCCTCCCCAGGGGCCATCCCGACATCCTCAGGCTCTTCACGGCCGGAGTCTGAGAGTTCAGCTGCAGCCATGGGCTCCAGAGAGCTGCTGTCTTTAGAGGCCCCATTGGGCATCACCTGGGCCCTCTCCTGCATGGCATGGGTTTCCAGCCAGGACTCAATTCGGTTCACCAGCCGCCAGCCACCCACACTGAAGTGCTGCCGAATCTCCTGTTCGAAGACCTCAGGAGGTCGTCGCACCAATTGGGTCATGGACTGCACCACACGGATCAATGCCATCTCGTTGTAGCAGCGACTGTTCTCATAGCCTTCCTGCAGGCCCCGGTCACTGTCAAAGCCAGCTTCATTGTAGTATGGTTCATTCACCAGGATCAGACCTGCCAGGAAGCGTCCCTTAGGTGAGTGGGGTAAGCCCCGAGGCCCTCAAGAGGACAGACTGTCAGTGCGCCCAGAGCCCATCCTACCTTGGATGGAGATGAGCACCTGGAGAAGACTAGACTTGCTTGTCCACCTCTCTGTCCcctgaaacacaaacacaatctTTAGGTCTGTCCCAAATGGACACCAGCTCTACCGGGCAATGGGGCCCATACTCACCTTTCCAATCCAGGTACCTAGGAGGCTGACACACACTTTCCCATTGTCATACAGGTTGGGGTTCAGGCGGCCACTGCACTGGGAGAGGTAGCAAAAGTGGGGGGGCACCGCAGGGTAGATATTGGGAAGCTGGATGTCAAATAGGTAGAGGCCGTCTTCATAGGGAGTCCGAGTGGGGCCCTTGATCAGTGCAGAGAAGAGGTCCTAGAAGGAGTCACAGGAGGAGGGCTCATGTCTGCGGTCTGCTCTGACATCCTCCCAGAGCACTGCCGAGATCCGCAGATCCGAGGGCAGCACTCCAGAGCCACAGCCAAGGAGACATCTAAGCCAAGCAGCATTTGcttcggggtgggggtgggggtgtagagTCACAGCTGGAGGGATGGCACTGGTACTGAGGGTCTGAGCTGGAAGGCAAACactggcagaggccagcagaactATGCTATCCAGCATTGTGTGTCTCTTAAGTATTTGCATGTGTGAACCCTCGCCAGGGTACCAGAGCAGAGTGGATAGCAGAGAAAGAAGGACCCTCGCATGGGGTCTGAGGTGCCCTGGACGATGCCTTGAGGACTGGGAAAAGTCTgctttgtgtgtttctcttacCCCCTCAGCTGAACTGTGCCAGGCTGGGGACTTCCTAAAAGAATTTTCACTAAACCCAAGAGAAACAGATGTCCCTAGGGTCCTTAAGCAAGGCTGGGCGTGACAACTGCCACCAGTAGTCCCAGCAAGACCACTGTGCGTTCCTGGCACGGACTGAGAAGGGTAGCTGTGTGTAATGACAGGCTGCACAGAGGACCATGTGCTGTGGTGACAGGGAGGACAGCCTACATTCAGAAAAGGTCCTTTGGAAGGAGCCACTAGGAGGGAGCAAAGGCCTTGAGTTTGTGGGACTGGATAAAGGATACCAAAGGCAGCCTCCTCCTAGCAGGCTCCAATCTCCTACAGCTACATGGATACAGTGCTTCTCCCAGAAGGGTGTCCATGTGGCTGCAGGGCTCTATTCTGATACCTCAGTTacctgagccaccatgtctggaaTCACAGCAAGGTAACACTGCCACCCCTCATGCCCCATGGCATCTGTACCCAGGCGCCTCCCCAAGTTCCCAGCAGCCCACTTGCCATTCTGTCCTCAAAAGTCTTGACCATGATGCCATCAGGCAGCGAGGTGGCCAGTAGAGCCATCTCCTTCCGCACTGTGCTGAAGAACTTCTTGGCTTCCGGGGGCTGGAACTCAATCTTCTTGAAAGAGTGGTTTGCTGCGGGAAGAGGACAGTCAGCAGGGAGAGAAGCCCGGGGTGGCGCACTATAATCCCCCAGGACACAGGgtgatggcagaggcaggcaagaacACTACCACTCATGGTGACTCACAGGGTGCAAACTCCAGCACAGAGAAGACCTCGCCCTTGGCGCTGGTGAAGGTGACGCCAGGCCTGCCACCACACTGCTGACAGAGCACAGGTGTCTCACTGGGCCACTCGGCTTTCACTGGTGACTGCACCTCAGGTTTCTCCTCCTTGCGCTCTGTGTCGGGTActgcctccatcttctcctcctcaGCAATGGCCACATTGTCCAGGGTCTTCTTGAGGTTCTCCTGTAGCTTCTTGATATCGTCCAAAAACTTCTTCTCTCGGGTTGGCTTCTCGGGCTCCACAGTGGGCGAGGTGGGCGAGCCTGTGAGCAGCTGCTCCACAGTCATGTTCTTGAGGCTCTCCAGGATCTTGATGGCCTCCTTCAGCTCCCGGAAACTCTTGGGAGGCCCGTCCTTCCCAGCTTTTTCCATCAGCCCTGCCACGGGGGCAGCCATGGCCACAGCGCCCTGGATGGCAGCCGTGGCCGCCTCCTCACTGATGACCACGCCCTTGTCCTCCTCGGGGGCAGCGGGCTGCTCGGCAGGCAGGATGGCGGCCAGCTCCTCTATCTTGGGGTGCTCGTCGTCCACGAGCCCGTTGTCAGTCTCCCAGCTGTCGCTGTCGTCCTCCCACTCATCCGAGGAGGCCCCACTGGAGCTGCCTTCCACCGAGTCGTAGTCGGACTCCTCGATCTCAGACTCGATGTTGTATAAGTGCTAGGGGAAGAGGAGTTAAGTCCAGACACAACTCTAACACTGGGGAGCTCTGGTGTCCCCTCTTTGCTGTCTACAGCTCACCGAAGCCTGGGTGACCCCATTCCCTGTTCTCAACCTTTCatctgagatcctgtctctgctACAAGATTCCCCGTTCTCTGCAACAGACCCTTTGCCCATCTTGCACCCCAAGCAGTACACAGAGCTAAGTTAACACCTGTGCTACCTCCTCGCAGGCTCTGGGCAGCGGGAGTGAGTGTGGGGCACAAGGAACCTCAGCAAAGCCCGCCTACCACCAGGACTCAGGCCAGGTACTGGTGTGGCCTGCACCAGGAATGAGTAGGTAACCTTACTGGAAGGCAAAGTAGGGGCACAAGAGTTGGCCACACTGTGGCCTGCTTCCCCCTGAATGGCTGCCGAGGGGAGAGATCAGCCACTCTCCATCTGGCCCGGCCCCTGTGTGCACCAGGAAAGCAGAGCTGGACAACAGGGTCAGCTCAAGTATGGCAGAAGAAGGGGGCCAGCTGGAGATGGCTAGAATCGGCcagccttttccttcccttccttatgTGCCAACAACTGTCCTAGAAACAGCAGCAGGGAACACCCTGCACTTCCTAGCACACTGTGGGAACCTCGTACACCCACGAGATTTAGAAAGCTGCTGTCCCTGTCCTTGGGGCTTACGTGGGAAAGCTACAGAGGAGGCTGGGCTTCTAAGTGGCCAGTGGTCTGGGTCCTGGAGCCTCACCTGTGGTAGGATGATGGTTTTCGAGTTGTCAGCCCACACCACTTCCACTTTGCTGCTGACATCCACTCGGGCCACCTGGCCCACTGAGGGCTGAAGGGCAGAGGGCGTGGGGTGAGATGGGTGCAGGGGCAAGACTCCAAAGGATGTAAGCTCTAGTGGGTTCCACCCAGCCGTCTCCCATCCCCTGGACTGTAGCAAACACTAAATGTCTTTTCCCAAGTCTGCAGCAATTCTCTCCCCACAAGCAGTGCTCTGGCCTCCCTGGCTTGGCACTCTTCCCAGGTGGGTACCCTGCCACCAGTTTGTTTCTGCCCCTTGGGTCCAGACTGTCTTGACCTTTCTCAACACCTCCAGCTTTTCTTCCAGCTCTAGCTCAGGCTCCATCTCTAAGCCTGCCTAGGCTCTGCTGCACTTGACTGTGTGGGCTCTCAGCTGCAATGGAGGGTAGCCCCTGAGGGAACCTAACTGCCAGTGTCCACACAGCCATGCCAGCCATCCTGAGATGCAGAATTCAAAGACTTTCAAGTCTGAGCTTCTGGTGGCATCTGGTGGCAGTGTGAGGGACTGCAGCCACCACCCAGACAGAAGCTGCAGTCTACCTCATCACACCTACCTCATCCTCCTTGGGCAGAGCCCCATCCTCCGTGTTACCAATGCGGATGACAATGTCAGTTGTGCGGAAGCGAAAGTCAGGGTGGTCAGCAATGTCATAGACGCTCACATCCTCCTCTTCGCCAATGAGCTGTGGCAAAAGCAGGGCTGAATGAGCCAGGCTTCCCCCCTTCTGCCCGAGCCCACCCAAAGGAAGCAGGGCGGTATGCTCACCTCCACGTCATCCCCACTTGGTCGCAGCTTGAACCACTTCACCATGCAGGTCCGGCCAACATGATCCCCAGACTGCACCACACCATAGACAGCAGGGTCTGGGCAGCTCTGGACTAGGGAAATCAGGAGGGCCGTGACTAACTGAAGAGCTCTGGGGTGCTTGCCTGCAAACACACTTCAACCACACAGGCACCCGCTGGACCCCAAGTCCGATGCACCACCCTCCCCCCGGAAAGCAGCACTACCTCGCTTGTCCACCACGAAGTCCCCAGGGCAGAACTCATTGTTGTCCAGGTGGTGCACAGGGAAAAGGTCGTTGGAGCGGATGTTGCattccacagagccatcttgccacaTCACATCAGCTGAGGTCATCGTGGTCACAACCTCCACCGCCACCCTGTGAAGTGTAGGCCCAGGAGCCAGGCCACAAAAATATGCTTCTTGTAGACAGAGCAGGTGACCTTCCACCTTCTAGGCCTAACCAAGTCTCACACGGGCAGGGTGAATGTCTAGTGTGTGTAAAGCTCACCTGTACGGTGCCCCAAACGTGATCCCAGCAAGCCAGGCTAGGGAGGGTTAGCTGCTATCTTCCCCCACGTACCCAGGCCTACCCTAGCCACCATCATCTGGCGATGGGAGCACCATAAGCCCCTACAGGGCACACAGAGCTCCGGCTACTGAGTCTACATGTGCACCGCAGGATAAGGAACACACTAGGAACTCACCTGTCTCCAGGCTTGAAGTCACGGGTGACcttattcttcttcctcttgtgtTTTCGTTTCAAGTTTTTGATGGACAAGGGAATGCTCTTTTTACGACCAGTGCCACTGCCACTCTGGGAGGAGGTAGTAGAGCTGGCGGAGGAGGTCACAGAGCTGGTGTCGTCTGTATCGTCAGCCGCCTCATCATCTGCGTCCTGCTCTGCCGAGTGTAGCCCATCATCTCCACCCTCCTTCAAGAGGAAGGGGGGCAATGGCTCGCATGTCTCCTGAAGCTCCTCCGACCCCTCATCCTGCATCTCCACGGGGCTCGCTGACCCATCAGGTTGCTCCTCCGGGCTGGCAGACCCTACTTCACTTCCGGCTCTGGCTTCCCCTTTCTTGTCTGGGTCTTCCATGGAATGGTCCCTAGGACACTGGGTATCTGGTGTGCAGGACATGATTCTCACAACTTGCTTCTTCAACAGACGCTTCACCTACAAGAGCAGAACAAAGGGGAGGGAGCtgtagactgaggcaggcaggggCCATCCTGGCCCCAGACATTGTCTTGGGGAGTAGAGCTATACACACCTAAGTGGCCAGCGAGGGTCCTCAGGGCTGTTCCCTAAGGCCTAAAGCCCAGACCCACCTTGCTGGCTGTGGAAATGGCTCACAGCCAGTTCTCTGAGTGCCCACACCCGCCCACCTCAAGGACATACCTTCTTGGCCATAGAGCCCTCCCCCTGGGCGCAGTTTTTTTCTGGACATTCCCAGGCAATCTTGGCCGGCTCTACCTTGGCTGGGAAGACATACAGACAGCGTTCCCCAAGCTGCCGCTGAGCATGGTCAAAGCATCCGAGACGCTTCACCCTGAAGAGAAAAACCGGGAGCTTGGCAGCACTTCTGAGAGCTCCGTGGGATGCCTGGTCATTTataggcagaccaatacatgctaGGGGTGAGTGCTGGGTTTCTGGGGTGGGGGCACGCTCACTCACCTGCCTAGGTTTTCCTGAGTGATGATGGAAGGTGGGGGGCTAACACTGTCCGTGCCGCCGGGGCAGAAGCTCTTGGTAATCCACGTGACTTTCAATTCTACAACCTGCACCTGAGGACAGTGGATACGTCCTTCAAATAGCTGCCCAGAGCCTATCCTAACACAAATCAGTCAGCCAACCATCCATTCATCACATGGATGGACAGAtagcagggcaggtggagggaTCAGTGCCAGTTAGCCAAGCCATGACTAGAGCCTAGGCTGCTCCAATGCTCAGATCTCACCCGGGTCCCCGGGGTCTgggcactggggaggcagcagGCGCCCATCGGCCCTCACCCCAGTAATGTGctcacctcctccaccaccacacgGAACTTGCTCTTGGTGCTGAGTACAGGCTTGACCCCCGAGAGCCACTGGACACTGGAGAAGATCTTGGCTGGGCCAATAAGGACTTGGCCTGGGTAGAAGCCATAGGAGTCATCAAAGAAGAGACCCTGCAGGGTGTGAGAGCGGAGGAAAGGGCACAAGTCGGCTCTGGTGACTCACCAGGTGGACCTGATGCTTTCAAGGACGCCCTGTTGCTAGGAAACCAGCCCTTTAAGAGCTCTTCGCTATcgctggccaggcgtggtggccacacctttagtcccagcactcgggaggcagaggcaggcggatttctgagttcaagggcagcctggtctacaaagtgagttccaggacagccagggccatacagagaaaccctgtctcgaaaaaccaaaaaccaataaataaataaattaattaattaaaataaaaaacaaacaaacaaacaaacaaacaaaaatcctgctTGATACTATGACCTTCAGTGTTGGTTCAACGGCCCCGCCCAAGCCTCAAGCTACTCAGGTGCCCTCTTCCCTTTGGCTCACAGTCTTGCCTAGCCTCCAACAGTCCTCATGCCTAAGAAGCTGGGGAACAGACAGGGGTGACTCCCTCTGGCAGAGATATGTACCGAGTCGCTGACGTGAGGGCAGACATCGTAGAGCTTGGCACCATCTTCTGTGTTCATGGAGCACCTGAAACAGTAGGCAGAGGCTTGGTCTCCACCAGGGCTCAGTCAGCACCAAACACcaacactaaaacacacacaccattcacctTGCTCCTACAGCTCAGCCTCTGCCACAGGACAGGAGCCCCAGCTCAACCTAAGTGCCTGCCATTATTAAGACATGCACAACAGAGCACTGGCCCTCAGAGACTCCTGAGCTGTAGCAGCAGAGACAAGAGCACTGAGCTCCAGAAGCTGAATGCCAGCATCACCATTACTGTCCTGGACCACACCCGACCTCCCAGACCTGGAACAACTCTCCTGGACTGTAGAGCAGGCAGCTGTCCCTAAGCTGACACCTACCTGGCACCATTAGACAACTTGAGGATGATCTGGTTCTTCAAGTCATAGACCTTCCCCAGCCAGCAGTCATAGGCGATATAGTCTCCATACATGAAGGGCTGCAGATCAAGGACACAGAGCAGTGAGCAAGGGCAGACACCATGGAGCCTGGGGTCTTCTTCGCCCCATTAGGATGTAAAAGGTATTTGTATTTGCACTGCATCCCAAGTCCCTTTCCACcaagcaggcagcagcagcctaTGGCTGCCTCGTGGGTGGGAGTGTCCCAGCGGCAGAGGACAGCACTAGGAGGTTGgcatgggtgggggtgggctttgtggATAGGTAAAGAGCATGAATCAAGGGTGATCCACTGGGAACACTGAGCGCAGTGTTCTCACTGTTGAAGTGTTCGGCAAACGGAAGCCATCCCAAAGGACCTTCCTCACTGGGACAACTGAAGCAAAATGGGATGTGAGGACTGACTAACGAGAGGACTGAGCTGCCGAATTAAACACAACTCTCAAGTGCACCTCATAGAAAAACGAATAAGCAAAGAAACAGGGCAGTAGGCACAGCTCTGTAGGCACACACAAGAATGCCAACCAATAGAAATGCGGGGGCAGTGACTTGAGGAAGACCCCACCTGCGACTGTTTACATGGCAATGTTCCCAAGAACATTGTCAGGCTTGCAGGTCTGACACGGAAGCTTGTGATGTGTGGGATATAATTGCTTACTGAGGGTAAAGGATGATTTTACAGTGGTGAGGGCTGTGAAGACCAACATGACCTGTGCGCAGAGTGAGCATCTCCAGCGGCAGAGTAGCACTGGACATAAAAAAAGCCCAGACAGAGCTAGCTGCACAGCACAGAGGCATCCTGGGAGTGAGTCTGTCCAGGAGACATCATCATGCATAAGCTTTTGCAGCACCACTGTCCAGGGTGTACAAGAACATCCcagatgggaaagaaaaagaactgacaGGTAAATGCCAGGTGGATGGGCTCAGGGCCAGAGGGAAAGGACAGCCGAGCAGTCTGAGGCTCAGGCAGTATGGTTACCACTACTCCCCCGTCTACGGGCTATATCCAAATTTTGGAAAGCACAAAATGTAGTAGTGAGCAGTAGTGCTGGGGGCTGCTTTCAGATGGTTCAGGAGATGAAGATGACCAGGGTCAGTGGGAGGTCAGCAGCTGCACACACTGGAGAGTGGGCACATAGACTTAGCACTTCTGGGTAAGTTTAAAGTCCTttacaaaagaaattattattaaaaagaacaCTGTTTTGctgttacttttatgtgtatgagtactttgctgcatgtgtgtatgtgagccatgtgtgtgcctggtgttctCAGAAGTCAAGGACAGAGCTGGGTCCTCGGAATCTGTGTCTTTAGCAAGAGTAGTAAGTAGTCTTGCCGtaggaccatctctccagccttcttgaGAGAAGTGTTGGATGGAGATAGAGACTCGGCAGTTAACAGTACTgtctgctcttgctgaggacctgggtccattcccagcacccacacagaggctcacaactcTCTTATTTCAGTTCCAAGGTATCCAACTCCCACTTCTGGTGTCAGACATGCAAGTAGTACACACAGACTATATTCCTGCAAAATACCCACatacaacaaccaaacaaatgtACGTCCGTGTCTGTGGTCGGTGAGAAACAAGTAAAGTGACCACATTTGTCATGATCTGTCCTGATGCCTGAGGCAGAGCACACTCTGACCTCCTGTCTAGTAGCGCATAGGCAAGGGCAACACGGAGCCTGCCTGGAGCAGGCTGGCCACAGTGACCAAGCACCGAGCCATCTGACCCATTAAGACTACACttggcaggagcagcagcagcagcagcagcacagaggcCACACAGCCACTCACCCAGATGTGCTGGAGGTCCTTGCTGTTGACAGGGTAGATGATGCAGTTGGTGCCGATGAGCTTGACGGCACAGTCAATGTTGACATCTATCACCGTGCcacactggctgtcctagaggaGGAAGGAAACATCCCACAGGTTGCCATAGGAGACCCCACCAAGACACTCCTCCAACCAAGCAGATCTCTTCCAAATAAGAGTGGGAGCACACAGGCTCAAGAGCCAGGGCGGGATGGGGATGAGGGACTCACAGTTGAGCGCATGTGTCGAACCACATCCCGGGGCACCACAGAGCGGTCCTCCAGTTTCAGCTGTGAAGAAAACATGAATGAGAGGCTTGGAAACAGACATCTGAGGCAGAACGCATTCCACCCAGGTACATCCCACCAAAGGCAGACAAAGGATGATTTTATctgtacccccctccccccca
Above is a genomic segment from Mus caroli chromosome 11, CAROLI_EIJ_v1.1, whole genome shotgun sequence containing:
- the Sphk1 gene encoding sphingosine kinase 1 isoform X2, whose protein sequence is MEPADCPRGLLPRPCRVLVLLNPRSGKGKALQLFQSRVQPFLEEAEISFKLILTERKNHARELVCAEELGRWDALAVMSGDGLMHEVVNGLMERPDWETAIQKPLCSLPGGSGNALAASVNHYAGYEQVTNEDLLINCTLLLCRRRLSPMNLLSLHTASGLRLYSVLSLSWGFVADVDLESEKYRRLGEIRFTVGTFFRLASLRIYQGQLAYLPVGTVASKRPASTLVQKGPVDTHLVPLEEPVPSHWTVVPEQDFVLVLVLLHTHLSSELFAAPMGRCEAGVMHLFYVRAGVSRAVLLRLFLAMQKGKHMELDCPYLVHVPVVAFRLEPRSQRGVFSVDGELMVCEAVQGQVHPNYLWMVCGSRDAPSGRDSRRRPPPEDP
- the Sphk1 gene encoding sphingosine kinase 1 isoform X1, with product MWWGCVLFVADCPRGLLPRPCRVLVLLNPRSGKGKALQLFQSRVQPFLEEAEISFKLILTERKNHARELVCAEELGRWDALAVMSGDGLMHEVVNGLMERPDWETAIQKPLCSLPGGSGNALAASVNHYAGYEQVTNEDLLINCTLLLCRRRLSPMNLLSLHTASGLRLYSVLSLSWGFVADVDLESEKYRRLGEIRFTVGTFFRLASLRIYQGQLAYLPVGTVASKRPASTLVQKGPVDTHLVPLEEPVPSHWTVVPEQDFVLVLVLLHTHLSSELFAAPMGRCEAGVMHLFYVRAGVSRAVLLRLFLAMQKGKHMELDCPYLVHVPVVAFRLEPRSQRGVFSVDGELMVCEAVQGQVHPNYLWMVCGSRDAPSGRDSRRRPPPEDP
- the Sphk1 gene encoding sphingosine kinase 1 isoform X3 is translated as MPGSWCAQRSWVAGTPWQSCPVVNGLMERPDWETAIQKPLCSLPGGSGNALAASVNHYAGYEQVTNEDLLINCTLLLCRRRLSPMNLLSLHTASGLRLYSVLSLSWGFVADVDLESEKYRRLGEIRFTVGTFFRLASLRIYQGQLAYLPVGTVASKRPASTLVQKGPVDTHLVPLEEPVPSHWTVVPEQDFVLVLVLLHTHLSSELFAAPMGRCEAGVMHLFYVRAGVSRAVLLRLFLAMQKGKHMELDCPYLVHVPVVAFRLEPRSQRGVFSVDGELMVCEAVQGQVHPNYLWMVCGSRDAPSGRDSRRRPPPEDP